A window from Solanum stenotomum isolate F172 chromosome 7, ASM1918654v1, whole genome shotgun sequence encodes these proteins:
- the LOC125870625 gene encoding transcriptional corepressor LEUNIG_HOMOLOG-like, protein MAQSNWEADKMLDVYIHDYLLKRKLHNSAKAFMTEGKVATDPVAIDAPGGFLFEWWSVFWDIFIARTNEKHSEAAAAYIETQQMKAREHQHQQQLQMQQLQLMQQRNAQLQRRDPNHSPHGGPINAINSDGMMGQPSASVLAMKMYEERMKHPQSMDSETSSALIDPNRMALLKSATNHQGQLVQGNSGNMLQQIQGRPQLATDIKGEVNLGGTHKSLPMDPSSIYGQAILQSKAGLGAGLNQGGTGLPLKGWPLTGIDQVRPSLGLQVQKPNLQTQNQFLLASQQQQVLAQAQAQGNLGNSPNYGFGGLPRGNFNAKDGQPPRNDGSICSPVQSNSPKMKMSQMQHSSSQQQDQLQQQQQQLQQTNRKRKQHSSSGHANSTGTGNTVGPSPSSPQSTHTPGDGMTSMSKGLIMYGEGTGGIASSTNQLDDLEPFGDIDNVESFLSQDGGDGNIYGSLKQTLTEHKPESSKGFSFGEVGCIRTRNKVTCCHFSSDGKLLASAGHDKKAVLWNMDTLQTETTPEEHQYLITDIRFRPNSSQLATASFDKSVRLWDATNPSYCLHAYTGHSYHVMSLDFHPKKNDLFCFCDSNNEIRYWSISPFSCTRVSKQEGSAQVRFQPMTGRLLAAASDKMVSVFDVENDRQIHSFQGHPGVVNYLCWDLNGELLASVSEESVKVWSLATGDCIHELSSTGNQFHSCVFHPSYPALLVIGGMRSLELWDMVENKSMTVPAHENIIAALAQSPATGMVGSASHDSSVKLWK, encoded by the exons ATGGCGCAGAGTAATTGGGAAGCAGATAAGAT GCTGGATGTTTACATTCATGACTATCTGCTGAAACGAAAGCTGCATAATTCTGCAAAAGCTTTCATGACAGAAGGAAAGGTTGCTACTGATCCTGTAG CTATTGATGCACCTGGAGGATTTCTTTTTGAATGGTGGTCTGTGTTTTGGGACATTTTCATTGCAAGGACAAATGAAAAACATTCCGAGGCAGCAGCAGCATACATAGAG aCTCAACAAATGAAAGCAAGAGAGCATCAGCATCAACAGCAGTTACAAATGCAGCAGTTGCAACTCATGCAACAACGAAATGCACAGTTACAGCGAAGGGATCCAAATCATTCCCCTCATGGTGGTCCTATAAATGCTATCAACTCCGATGGTATGATGGGGCAGCCATCTGCCAGTGTATTGGCAATGAAAATGTACGAGGAACGAATGAAGCACCCTCAGTCCATGGACTCGGAAACATCTTCAGCACTTATTGATCCCAATAGGATGGCACTTCTAAAGTCAGCAACTAATCATCAAGG CCAGTTGGTACAAGGAAATTCAGGGAACATGTTGCAGCAAATACAAGGACGGCCTCAGCTGGCAACT GATATTAAAGGGGAAGTGAACTTGGGTGGCACTCACAAGTCTTTGCCCATGGATCCTTCATCAATTTATGGGCAAGCGATTCTTCAGTCAAAGGCTGGTCTTGGTGCAG GGTTGAACCAAGGTGGCACTGGTCTACCATTGAAGGGTTGGCCTTTAACA GGAATTGACCAGGTAAGGCCTAGCTTGGGTTTGCAAGTACAAAAACCCAACTTACAGAcccaaaatcaatttcttttggCATCACAACAACAGCAGGTCCTAGCTCAAGCTCAAGCCCAAGGTAACCTTGGAAACTCACCTAATTATGGGTTTGGTGGATTACCTAGAGGGAACTTTAATGCCAAAGATGGTCAGCCCCCAAGAAATGATGGATCCATTTGCTCTCCAGTACAGTCGAATTCCCCAAAG ATGAAAATGTCCCAAATGCAGCACTCTTCATCTCAACAACAGGACCAGttgcagcagcagcagcaacaacTGCAACAG ACCAACAGAAAAAGGAAGCAACATTCGTCTTCTGGACATGCTAATAGTACTGGCACTGGTAACACAGTTGGCCCTTCACCAAGTTCACCACAATCAACTCATACCCCAGGTGATGGGATGACTAGCATGTCAAAAGGTTTGATAATGTATGGAGAGGGAACTGGCGGTATTGCATCCTCTACAAATCAGCTG GATGACTTAGAGCCTTTTGGAGACATTGATAATGTGGAATCATTTCTGTCACAAGACGGGGGAGATGGAAACATCTATGGATCATTGAAGCAAACTCTTACTGAGCACAAGCCTGAATCTTCAAAAG GTTTCTCCTTTGGTGAAGTTGGTTGTATACGGACAAGAAATAAAGTGACTTGCTGTCATTTCTCATCAGATGGGAAGTTACTTGCTAGTGCTGGACATGACAAGAAG GCTGTTCTTTGGAACATGGATACTCTACAAACAGAGACCACCCCTGAGGAACATCAGTACTTGATTACAGATATCCGCTTCCGGCCTAATTCTTCTCAACTTGCAACTGCTTCATTTGACAAGTCTGTGAGATTATGGGACGCAACcaat CCTAGCTATTGTTTGCATGCTTACACGGGACATAGTTATCATGTTATGTCGTTGGATTTTCACCCTAAAAAGAACGACCTATTCTGTTTCTGCGATAGCAACAATGAAATTCGCTATTGGAGTATTAGTCCATTTTCATGTACTCGGGTGTCCAAG CAAGAAGGAAGCGCGCAAGTGAGGTTTCAACCAATGACTGGGCGTTTGTTGGCTGCGGCTTCAGATAAGATGGTTTCCGTCTTTGATGTCGAAAATGACAGGCAAATTCATTCTTTCCAG GGGCATCCTGGAGTGGTGAACTACCTGTGTTGGGATCTCAACGGTGAGTTACTGGCATCAGTCAGTGAGGAGTCTGTCAAAGTTTGGTCATTGGCCACCGGTGACTGCATTCATGAGCTAAGTTCTACGGGGAATCAGTTCCACTCTTGCGTTTTTCATCCTAGTTATCCTGCTCTATTGGTGATTGGAGGAATGAGG TCTCTGGAGCTGTGGGACATGGTTGAGAACAAAAGCATGACGGTTCCAGCACATGAGAACATTATCGCTGCCCTAGCACAGTCACCGGCGACTGGAATGGTTGGCTCTGCAAGTCATGACAGTTCGGTCAAGTTATGGAAATAG